CGCCAGCGATCCCTACCAGCGCGGCGGGCTCTTTGCCGAGCCCCAGATACTGGCCTGGAACCGCATCCGGTCCGCCCCGCAAGCGGGATAATTCGAGCAAGCCCATGATCCAGGAGGATGGAACCATGACCCTGCCCAAATACATAATCAGTGCGGCACTCCTCGCGCTGCTCGGCCTCGGCGCCGCTGCCATGGCCACCAATTATCGCCTCGGTTCGCTGCACGACATGGGGCCGGGCATGTTCCCCATGGTGCTGGGGATCGGCATGGCCGTGCTGGCCGTGCTCTACCTGGTGCTGGCCCGACGTGGCGGCCAGGAGGCCGAGGACAAGGTGACCTTCAATGATGGACGGCCGCTGGTCGTGATCCTTGGCTCGGTCGTCGCCTTCGGTGTGCTGCTCGATCCGCTGGGGCTGGTGGTCGCGCTTTCGGTGCTGATCACCGGCTGCTGGATCGCCAATACCGACCGCAAGCTGATCGAGCTGCCCATGATGCTGGGGCTCTACAACGCGATGGCGATTGTCATCTTTGTGCACTTCCTGAACATTCCAATTCGCCTGGGGCCACTGTGATGGAAGGCTTTCAGAACATAGCGCTCGGCTTTGCCACCGCCCTGCAGCCGGAGAACCTGCTGCTCTGCCTGTGTGGCGTATTGTTAGGCACCTTTATCGGCATCCTGCCCGGCGTGGGGCCGCTGATCACCATCGCGGTGCTGCTGCCGGTGACCTTCGGCCTGCCGCCGGAAGGCGCAATCATCATGCTGGCGGGCATCTATTACGGCGCCCAGTATGGCGGTTCGACCACGGCCATCCTCGTCAACCTGCCGGGCGAAGCCTCCTCCGTCGTCACCATGATGGATGGCCATGCCATGGCCAAGCGCGGCCGGGCCGGCGCGGCGCTGGCCATTGCTGCCATTGGCTCGTTCATTGCCGGTGTCATCGGCACGATCCTGATCGCCGTCTTCTCGCCGGCGCTCGCCTCGGTCGCCATGCAATTCGGGCCGGCCGAATATTTTGCGCTGATGGCCTTTGCCCTGTGCTGCACCAGCGCATTGGTGCAGGGATCGGTGCTCAAGGGCGTGGTCATGGCCATGCTGGGCGCACTGGTCGGCCTGATCGGCACCGATATCAATTCGGGGGTGTCCCGCCTCGATTTCGGCTTCCGCGAACTGTCGAACGGTATCGAATTCTCGGCGCTCGCCATCGGCCTGTTCGGCATTGCCGAAATGGTGCGGCATCTCGGCGACCCCGAGCCCAAGGGGCAGGTCACCGTCAAGACCGGCCGCATCCTGCCGACGCTGGAGGACCTCAAGGTTTCGATCGGCCCGATCCTGCGTGGAACCGGGCTTGGCACGCTGATCGGCATCCTGCCGGGGGCAGGGCTCTCCATCAGCAGCTTCGCCGCCTATATCCTGGAAAAGAAGGTGGCCAAGGACCCCAGCCAGTTCGGCAAGGGCGCCATCCAGGGCGTCGCCGCCCCGGAGGCCGCCAACAATGCGGCGGCGCAGACCTCGTTCATCCCGACACTGACGCTGGGCATTCCGGGCAGCGCCACCATGGCGCTGATGCTGGGCGCGCTGCTGATCCAGGGCATCACGCCGGGACCGCGCATCATGCAGGAGCAGCCGACGCTGTTCTGGGGCCTGATCGCCAGCATGGTCATCGGCAACCTGCTGCTGCTGGTGCTCAACCTGCCGCTCGTCCGCCTGTGGGTGAAGCTGCTCGACGTGCCCTATCGCTGGCTCTGCCCCGCCATCCTGACCTTTGGCTGCGTCGGCATCTATTCCATCGGCTTCGCTGCCAGCGACATCTATATCGCCGCCGCGTTCGGCCTGGCCGGCTACCTGTTCCTCAAGCTCGACCTCGAACTGGCCCCGTTCATCCTCGGCTTCATCCTGGCCCCGATGCTCGAAGAGCATTTCCGGCGCGCCATGCTGCTGTCCCGCGGCGACCTGACGGTCTTCGTGACGCATCCGCTGAGCGCCACCTTCCTTGGCCTCATCGTCGTCCTGATCGGGCTGATCGGCGTGCATAAATACCGCTCCTACCTGGCTGACCGGGCGGCTGCGGCGGAGGCGCGGGGATGATCCCCTGACGCCTAGCCGCCCGGCCGACACCCCATCCTGGCTCCAGGTCGAGCCCCGTTACAGACGAGAACATCTCCATGTCCGAAAAGATCTACACCATGCTGGCCCGTGCCTTCGCCGCCGAGGGCGTCGATGTGTGCTTCGGCCTGATGGGCGATGGCAACATGCACTTCATGACCACCCTGGCCGGATTGCCTGATGTGCGGGCCTATTTCGTCCGGCATGAGCATTGCGCCTGCACCATGGCCGCCGGCTTCTCCCGCGCCCGCGATACGGTGGGCGTCGCCTCGGTCACCTGCGGGCCGGGGCTGACCCAGATCACCACGGCCCTGGCCAGCGCCAGCGCCTCGAATATTCCCATGGTGATCTTTGCCGGCGAAAGCCCGCTGGGCGCGGCCTGGTATGGCCAGCGCATCGAGCAGGCGCCCATCGTCGTGGCCACGGGCGCGCATTACATTGCCTGCCACAGCGCCAAACTCATGGCGAAATATGTGAGCGAGGCCTTCTTCATCGCGCGGACGCAGAACCGGCCGGTCGTGCTGGGTGTGCCCTATGATCTGCAGCAGCTCATGGTGGAAGACGACCAGCCCTATCAGCCATCAACCGATTTCATTCCCACGCTGGCGCCCCTACAGCCGCCGCCGACCGATGTCGCCGCGGCCAGGGTCATGATCGAAGCGGCCCAGCGCATCGTCGTGCTGGGTGGCCGTGGTGCCCGGCTGGCCGGCGCCGCCGACGCCTGCCGCGCACTGGCCGCCAGGACCGGCGCGCTACTGGCCACGACCCTGCCGGCGCGCGGCTTGTTCTGCCCAGATCCGTTCGAACTGGGCGTGGCGGGCGGCTATTCCAGCGCCGTCACGCGCGACATGATGGCCAAGGCAGACCTGATCATCGCCGTGGGCGCCAGCCTCACCAGCTATACCGCCGATAGCGGCAAGCTCTTTCCCGGCGCGCGCGTGATCCAGATCGACGAGCACCCTGTTGGCGTCAAGCATGCCCGGCGCACCGCCGACCACTATCTGCGGGCCGATGCACGGCTCGGCGTCGAGGCACTGATCGAGGCCGTGGGCACCCGCGCCCCGCAGGCCGGATGGCGGGATGCCGAAACCGCCCGCCGCATCGCGCAGGAACCCGCCGATACCCATGATTTCCCGGTGCCAGCCGATACGATCGACCCGCGCCGGGCGGTGGCCGCCCTGGATGCGGCCCTGCCAAAGGACTGGGTGCTGGTCAACGGCACCGGGCACAACGCGCATTTCTCGGTGCATATGCGCGGGCGCAAGGCCGACGATTTCATCACCATCCGGGAATTCGGCGCCATCGGCAATGCGCTCAGCCAGTCCATCGGCGTGGCCGCGGCGCGCCCCGATGCCACCGTGGTGGTGATCGACGGGGATGGCAGCGTGCTCATGCATATGCAGGAGATGGAGACTATCCGGCGCTACAATCTGCGCATCCTGGTCTGCATTCTCAACGACGGCGCCTATGGCCCGGAAATCCACCGGCTGCGCGCCCAGGGCCTGAGCGACGCCGGGGCGGTCTTCGGGCGCGGCGACATGGGCAGGATGGCCGAAGGCTATGGCATTCGCGGCCGGGTGGTCACTGCGGAAGAGCAGATTGCCACCCTGACACAGGCCTTTACCGCCAGCGAAGG
This sequence is a window from Devosia ginsengisoli. Protein-coding genes within it:
- a CDS encoding tripartite tricarboxylate transporter TctB family protein, whose translation is MTLPKYIISAALLALLGLGAAAMATNYRLGSLHDMGPGMFPMVLGIGMAVLAVLYLVLARRGGQEAEDKVTFNDGRPLVVILGSVVAFGVLLDPLGLVVALSVLITGCWIANTDRKLIELPMMLGLYNAMAIVIFVHFLNIPIRLGPL
- a CDS encoding tripartite tricarboxylate transporter permease codes for the protein MEGFQNIALGFATALQPENLLLCLCGVLLGTFIGILPGVGPLITIAVLLPVTFGLPPEGAIIMLAGIYYGAQYGGSTTAILVNLPGEASSVVTMMDGHAMAKRGRAGAALAIAAIGSFIAGVIGTILIAVFSPALASVAMQFGPAEYFALMAFALCCTSALVQGSVLKGVVMAMLGALVGLIGTDINSGVSRLDFGFRELSNGIEFSALAIGLFGIAEMVRHLGDPEPKGQVTVKTGRILPTLEDLKVSIGPILRGTGLGTLIGILPGAGLSISSFAAYILEKKVAKDPSQFGKGAIQGVAAPEAANNAAAQTSFIPTLTLGIPGSATMALMLGALLIQGITPGPRIMQEQPTLFWGLIASMVIGNLLLLVLNLPLVRLWVKLLDVPYRWLCPAILTFGCVGIYSIGFAASDIYIAAAFGLAGYLFLKLDLELAPFILGFILAPMLEEHFRRAMLLSRGDLTVFVTHPLSATFLGLIVVLIGLIGVHKYRSYLADRAAAAEARG
- a CDS encoding thiamine pyrophosphate-binding protein, whose amino-acid sequence is MSEKIYTMLARAFAAEGVDVCFGLMGDGNMHFMTTLAGLPDVRAYFVRHEHCACTMAAGFSRARDTVGVASVTCGPGLTQITTALASASASNIPMVIFAGESPLGAAWYGQRIEQAPIVVATGAHYIACHSAKLMAKYVSEAFFIARTQNRPVVLGVPYDLQQLMVEDDQPYQPSTDFIPTLAPLQPPPTDVAAARVMIEAAQRIVVLGGRGARLAGAADACRALAARTGALLATTLPARGLFCPDPFELGVAGGYSSAVTRDMMAKADLIIAVGASLTSYTADSGKLFPGARVIQIDEHPVGVKHARRTADHYLRADARLGVEALIEAVGTRAPQAGWRDAETARRIAQEPADTHDFPVPADTIDPRRAVAALDAALPKDWVLVNGTGHNAHFSVHMRGRKADDFITIREFGAIGNALSQSIGVAAARPDATVVVIDGDGSVLMHMQEMETIRRYNLRILVCILNDGAYGPEIHRLRAQGLSDAGAVFGRGDMGRMAEGYGIRGRVVTAEEQIATLTQAFTASEGPEVWDIHIADTVISPMTRRSLVKHG